In Microbacterium enclense, one genomic interval encodes:
- a CDS encoding alpha/beta hydrolase, with protein MTDAVVLVSGGAAVTPFTTPADAAGSGLAAGNTLTALRAHLLERGVRVFTAPARIGVGEVRADAGWQGFGDVPVVLPADVTVNSVGAIDDAGVALAAFLRRLAAEEGVSRVDLVGHSMGGLFSRAAIRELAPTGPRVERLITLGTPWDGAVLGDAVAGEISDADAHGDPATRRILAEARAYAAANSQGAAEQVSQRFLRAWNDAQAGVLDGIPVTAIGAGFFAAATEPTQLWPHDGLVSLRSGRADDVPVEVLPMVERHAFGDNVHSIFFAEAFGLPWERALTWNPEVFAVVDAALGI; from the coding sequence ATGACCGATGCCGTCGTCCTGGTGTCCGGCGGTGCCGCCGTCACCCCGTTCACCACGCCCGCGGATGCCGCCGGGTCGGGGCTCGCCGCGGGCAACACCCTGACCGCGCTTCGTGCGCACCTCCTCGAGCGCGGCGTCCGCGTCTTCACCGCGCCGGCGCGGATCGGCGTCGGAGAGGTGCGGGCGGATGCCGGGTGGCAGGGCTTCGGCGATGTTCCCGTCGTGCTTCCCGCCGACGTCACCGTCAACTCCGTGGGCGCGATCGACGATGCGGGCGTCGCGCTCGCTGCATTCCTGCGCCGGCTCGCGGCGGAGGAGGGAGTGTCCCGTGTCGACCTCGTCGGTCACTCGATGGGCGGACTGTTCTCGCGGGCGGCGATCCGCGAACTCGCTCCGACCGGACCGCGTGTCGAGCGTCTGATCACCCTCGGAACGCCGTGGGACGGCGCGGTCCTGGGTGATGCCGTCGCGGGCGAGATCTCGGATGCCGACGCACACGGCGACCCCGCGACGCGCCGCATTCTCGCCGAGGCCCGGGCCTATGCCGCAGCGAATTCGCAGGGCGCAGCCGAGCAGGTGTCGCAGCGGTTCCTTCGCGCCTGGAACGACGCCCAGGCGGGGGTGCTCGACGGCATTCCGGTGACGGCGATCGGGGCGGGGTTCTTCGCCGCCGCGACCGAGCCGACGCAGCTGTGGCCGCACGACGGTCTCGTCTCGTTGCGCAGCGGTCGTGCCGACGACGTGCCGGTCGAGGTGCTGCCCATGGTCGAGCGCCACGCGTTCGGCGACAACGTCCACAGCATCTTCTTCGCCGAGGCATTCGGACTGCCGTGGGAGCGCGCGCTGACGTGGAACCCGGAGGTGTTCGCCGTCGTCGACGCGGCCCTGGGAATCTGA
- the xylA gene encoding xylose isomerase produces MPTPTRDDKFSFGLWTIGYNGADPFGGPTRPALDVVHAVEKLSELGAYGLTFHDDDLFAFGSTDAERQTQIDRLKGALADTGVVVPMVTTNLFSAPVFKDGGFTSNDRQVRRFALRKVLRNLDLAAELGAKTFVMWGGREGAEYDSAKDIRQALERYREAVNLLGDYVTDKGYDIRFAIEPKPNEPRGDILLPTLGHAIAFIDSLERPELVGLNPEVGHEQMAGLNFAAGIAQALYHGKLFHIDLNGQRGIKYDQDLVFGHGDLHNAFALVDLLENGGPGGVPAYDGPRHFDYKPSRTEDETGVWDSVSANMNTYLLLKERAAAFRADPEVQEALAAAKVAELAQPTLNEGESYDDLLADRSAYEDFDTDVYLGGKGFGFVRLQQLATEHLLGAR; encoded by the coding sequence ATGCCCACCCCCACCCGCGATGACAAGTTCTCGTTCGGACTCTGGACCATCGGCTACAACGGCGCCGACCCGTTCGGCGGCCCGACCCGCCCGGCACTCGATGTCGTGCACGCGGTCGAGAAGCTGTCCGAGCTCGGCGCCTACGGACTGACTTTCCACGACGACGACCTCTTCGCCTTCGGCTCCACGGATGCCGAGCGCCAGACGCAGATCGACCGCCTCAAGGGCGCTCTCGCCGACACCGGCGTGGTCGTGCCGATGGTGACCACGAATCTCTTCTCGGCCCCCGTCTTCAAGGACGGCGGCTTCACCTCGAACGACCGCCAGGTGCGCCGCTTCGCGTTGCGCAAGGTGCTGCGCAACCTCGACCTCGCTGCCGAGCTCGGTGCGAAGACGTTCGTCATGTGGGGTGGCCGCGAGGGCGCCGAGTACGACTCCGCGAAGGACATCCGCCAGGCGCTCGAGCGCTACCGCGAGGCCGTCAACCTCCTCGGCGACTACGTCACCGACAAGGGCTACGACATCCGCTTCGCCATCGAGCCCAAGCCCAACGAGCCGCGCGGCGACATTCTGCTCCCCACCCTCGGCCACGCGATCGCCTTCATCGACTCGCTCGAGCGCCCCGAGCTCGTGGGCCTGAACCCCGAGGTCGGCCACGAGCAGATGGCGGGCCTGAACTTCGCCGCCGGCATCGCCCAGGCGCTGTACCACGGCAAGCTCTTCCACATCGACCTGAACGGTCAGCGCGGCATCAAGTACGACCAGGACCTCGTGTTCGGTCACGGCGACCTGCACAACGCCTTCGCGCTCGTCGACCTGCTCGAGAACGGCGGCCCGGGTGGAGTGCCCGCCTACGACGGCCCGCGCCACTTCGACTACAAGCCGTCGCGCACCGAGGACGAGACGGGTGTCTGGGACTCGGTCTCGGCCAACATGAACACCTACCTGCTGCTGAAGGAGCGGGCCGCGGCCTTCCGCGCCGACCCCGAGGTGCAGGAGGCGCTCGCCGCCGCGAAGGTCGCCGAGCTCGCCCAGCCGACGCTCAACGAGGGCGAGTCGTACGACGACCTCCTCGCCGACCGCTCGGCGTACGAGGACTTCGACACCGACGTGTACCTCGGCGGCAAGGGCTTCGGCTTCGTCCGCCTGCAGCAGCTCGCCACCGAGCACCTGCTCGGCGCACGCTGA
- the xylB gene encoding xylulokinase encodes MALVMGVDSSTQSCKVVVVDAETGRVVREGRASHPSGTAVDPEAWWSALQDAIVQAGGLDDVAAVSIAGQQHGMVVLDADGNVIRDALLWNDTRSAQAARDLIDEVGAAEYAERTGAVPVASFTGTKLRWLRDAEPDNAARVAAVALPHDWLTWRLRGFGPGNALLEELVTDRSDASGTAYWGADGYDLDLFARALGHEAVLPRVLGPWESAGTVPGGALVGPGAGDNAGAALGLGAGVGDVVVSLGTSGTVFAVADAPTRDTTGTVAGFADATGKFLPLVATLNAARVLDAFAGLLGVSHDELGALALEAEPGAGGVVLVPWFEGERTPNLPHAQASLTGLTLASTNRANFARAAIEGMLSGLAVGLEAIQAQGVEVQRILLIGGAAANEGVARIAAQVFDAEIVVPAAGEYVALGAARQAAGVLAGGPVEWTVATTRAVDVDHRPEIRERYDVVAALRAQE; translated from the coding sequence ATGGCGCTCGTCATGGGTGTCGATTCGTCGACGCAGTCGTGCAAGGTCGTCGTCGTCGACGCCGAGACGGGGCGCGTGGTGCGCGAGGGGCGCGCGTCGCATCCCTCCGGCACCGCGGTCGACCCCGAAGCCTGGTGGAGCGCGCTCCAGGATGCCATCGTCCAGGCGGGCGGCCTCGACGACGTCGCGGCGGTCTCGATCGCGGGGCAGCAGCACGGCATGGTCGTGCTCGATGCCGACGGGAACGTCATCCGCGATGCGTTGCTGTGGAACGACACGCGTTCGGCGCAGGCGGCGCGCGACCTCATCGACGAGGTCGGAGCCGCGGAGTACGCCGAGCGCACGGGCGCCGTGCCCGTCGCGTCGTTCACCGGGACGAAGCTGCGGTGGCTGCGGGATGCCGAGCCCGACAACGCCGCGCGTGTGGCCGCCGTCGCTCTCCCGCACGACTGGCTCACGTGGCGCTTGCGGGGATTCGGTCCGGGCAACGCCCTGCTCGAGGAGCTCGTCACCGATCGGTCGGATGCCTCGGGCACCGCGTACTGGGGTGCCGACGGCTACGACCTCGACCTGTTCGCGCGCGCGCTCGGGCACGAGGCCGTGCTGCCCCGCGTGCTCGGCCCGTGGGAGAGCGCCGGTACCGTGCCCGGGGGAGCCCTCGTGGGGCCGGGCGCCGGCGACAATGCCGGAGCCGCTCTCGGCCTGGGAGCCGGGGTCGGAGACGTCGTCGTCTCGCTCGGCACGTCCGGTACCGTGTTCGCCGTTGCCGATGCGCCCACTCGCGACACGACCGGAACGGTCGCCGGCTTCGCCGACGCGACGGGCAAGTTCCTGCCGCTCGTCGCCACACTGAACGCGGCTCGCGTCCTCGACGCTTTCGCCGGCCTCCTCGGCGTCTCCCACGACGAGCTCGGCGCCCTCGCGCTCGAGGCGGAGCCGGGCGCCGGGGGAGTCGTGCTCGTACCCTGGTTCGAGGGGGAACGCACCCCCAACCTTCCGCACGCGCAGGCGTCGCTGACCGGACTGACCCTGGCATCCACGAACCGCGCGAACTTCGCGCGCGCAGCGATCGAGGGGATGTTGAGCGGTCTCGCCGTCGGTCTCGAGGCCATCCAGGCCCAGGGCGTCGAGGTGCAGCGGATCCTGCTGATCGGCGGCGCGGCGGCGAACGAGGGGGTCGCACGCATCGCCGCACAGGTGTTCGACGCCGAGATCGTCGTCCCCGCGGCGGGGGAGTACGTCGCGCTCGGCGCCGCGCGCCAGGCGGCCGGAGTCCTGGCCGGGGGTCCGGTCGAGTGGACCGTCGCCACCACGCGCGCGGTCGACGTCGATCACCGACCGGAGATCCGCGAGCGGTACGACGTCGTCGCGGCGCTGCGCGCGCAGGAGTGA
- a CDS encoding substrate-binding domain-containing protein: MSGEVGSKRSGVRDVAAAAGVSTQTVSRVLNGYPGIRDATRERVLAAVAALDYRVNNAARALGTSLTRTVGVVASDAVLHGPAAGIAALERAARARGRWISTAYTDSDDPADIDAAVRHLLAQGVDGIVLVAAHGATPLEGYDVPIVPLYGESGIRQRDAAALVVDHLADLGHRRIVEVAGPSDWREALARTAGVADAVSRRDLALVDRVEGDWSAASGSAVAETIARCVAAGTTAVAVANDQMALGLAAGLAVRGIRVPADVSLTGFDDNPDAAFYTPALTTVRLDVEGEASYAVAAVLGDAADAPAAPVLVVRDSTAPPI; the protein is encoded by the coding sequence ATGAGCGGCGAGGTCGGGAGCAAGCGCAGCGGTGTGCGCGACGTCGCCGCCGCGGCGGGTGTCTCGACGCAGACGGTGTCTCGCGTCCTGAACGGGTACCCCGGCATCCGCGATGCCACGCGTGAGCGCGTGCTCGCCGCGGTCGCGGCCCTCGACTACCGCGTGAACAACGCCGCGCGAGCGCTCGGCACGAGCCTCACGCGTACGGTGGGCGTGGTGGCATCCGATGCCGTTCTGCACGGTCCCGCGGCGGGGATCGCGGCTCTCGAACGTGCCGCGCGGGCTCGCGGCCGGTGGATCTCGACCGCCTACACCGACTCGGACGACCCCGCTGACATCGACGCCGCCGTGCGCCATCTGCTGGCGCAAGGGGTCGACGGGATCGTTCTGGTCGCCGCACACGGAGCCACTCCTCTCGAGGGGTACGACGTGCCGATCGTGCCGTTGTACGGCGAGTCGGGGATCCGCCAGCGCGACGCGGCCGCCCTCGTCGTGGATCATCTCGCCGACCTCGGACATCGGCGGATCGTCGAAGTGGCCGGGCCGTCGGACTGGCGCGAGGCGCTGGCCCGCACGGCGGGCGTCGCCGACGCGGTCTCGCGCCGCGACCTCGCTCTCGTGGATCGTGTCGAGGGGGATTGGAGCGCCGCGTCGGGATCCGCGGTCGCCGAGACCATCGCCCGATGCGTCGCCGCGGGCACAACGGCCGTCGCGGTGGCGAACGACCAGATGGCACTCGGGCTCGCCGCGGGCCTGGCGGTTCGCGGGATACGGGTCCCCGCCGACGTCTCGCTCACCGGTTTCGACGACAACCCGGATGCCGCCTTCTACACGCCCGCGCTCACCACGGTGCGCCTCGATGTCGAGGGTGAGGCGTCCTACGCGGTCGCCGCCGTGCTCGGGGACGCCGCCGATGCGCCGGCCGCGCCGGTGCTCGTCGTCCGGGATTCGACCGCCCCTCCGATCTGA
- a CDS encoding AAA family ATPase, with the protein MLLATDPLPRRPRRVVVAGVSGVGKTTLAARIGEVLGIPHTEIDAMYHGPDWTPRPEFAADVRALVAREEWVTEWQYSAARPLLTVRADLLVWLDLPFATVTLPRVVARTVRRRVRRQPLWNGNVEPPLHTFFTDPEHIVRWSISTRNIYRERIPPLDAELPIVRLRTAREAERWLAGPLRAAR; encoded by the coding sequence GTGCTCCTCGCCACCGACCCGCTCCCCCGGCGGCCGCGGCGCGTCGTCGTGGCCGGCGTCTCCGGCGTCGGCAAGACGACCCTGGCGGCGCGGATCGGGGAGGTGCTCGGCATCCCGCACACCGAGATCGACGCGATGTACCACGGTCCGGACTGGACGCCGCGGCCGGAGTTCGCCGCCGACGTCCGAGCGCTCGTCGCGCGCGAGGAGTGGGTGACCGAGTGGCAGTACTCCGCCGCACGACCGCTCCTGACCGTGCGAGCCGACCTGCTCGTGTGGCTCGACCTGCCGTTCGCAACGGTGACGCTCCCTCGCGTCGTCGCGCGGACGGTTCGCCGCCGCGTCCGCCGGCAGCCGTTGTGGAACGGCAACGTCGAGCCGCCCCTGCACACCTTCTTCACCGACCCGGAGCACATCGTGCGGTGGTCGATCTCGACGCGGAACATCTACCGGGAGCGGATCCCTCCTCTGGATGCCGAGCTGCCGATCGTGCGGCTGCGCACCGCGCGCGAGGCGGAGCGGTGGCTGGCCGGCCCGCTCCGCGCTGCGCGCTGA
- a CDS encoding L-ribulose-5-phosphate 4-epimerase, with protein sequence MSDAAPFTPEVQEAIDAVRADVAKLHAELVRYNLIVWTGGNVSGRVPGADLFVIKPSGVSYDDLAPENMILCDLDGNAIPGTPGSERSPSSDTAAHAYVYRHMPEVGGVVHTHSTYGVAWAARGEEIPCVITAMADEFGGPIPVGPFAIIGDDSIGRGIVETLRGHRSRGVIMQNHGPFTIGTNAKDAVKAAVMLEDVARTVHIAREAGPLVPIPQDKIDALYNRYQNVYGQSTDDRR encoded by the coding sequence GTGTCCGACGCCGCCCCGTTCACGCCCGAGGTGCAGGAGGCGATCGACGCCGTCCGCGCCGACGTCGCGAAGCTGCACGCCGAGCTCGTGCGCTACAACCTGATCGTCTGGACCGGCGGCAATGTCTCCGGCCGCGTGCCCGGTGCCGATCTGTTCGTGATCAAGCCCTCCGGCGTCTCGTACGACGACCTGGCTCCCGAGAACATGATCCTCTGCGACCTCGACGGCAACGCCATCCCCGGAACCCCGGGCTCGGAGCGCAGCCCCTCGAGCGACACGGCGGCCCACGCCTACGTCTATCGCCACATGCCCGAGGTCGGGGGAGTCGTGCACACCCACTCCACCTACGGCGTCGCGTGGGCGGCTCGCGGCGAAGAGATCCCCTGCGTCATCACGGCGATGGCCGACGAGTTCGGCGGACCGATCCCGGTCGGCCCCTTCGCGATCATCGGCGACGACTCGATCGGCCGCGGCATCGTCGAGACCCTGCGCGGACACCGCTCGCGCGGCGTGATCATGCAGAACCACGGTCCGTTCACGATCGGCACGAACGCCAAGGATGCCGTGAAGGCCGCCGTCATGCTCGAAGACGTCGCCCGGACCGTCCACATCGCGCGCGAGGCCGGCCCCCTCGTCCCGATCCCGCAGGACAAGATCGACGCCCTCTACAACCGCTACCAGAACGTCTACGGACAGAGCACGGACGACCGCCGATGA
- a CDS encoding FGGY-family carbohydrate kinase: MNAQNPDTAASVAPAGRESATVSGPALSGSPDAPASITEGRASLGIELGSTRIKACLIGPDAEVIATGSHEWENVYADKLWTYSLDAVWEGLQAAYAELVQNVQQQFGVTPERCAAMGVSAMMHGYLAFDADGELLAPFRTWRNTNTGVAAAELTELLGVNIPLRWSIAHLHQAVVDAEPHVPEIRFLTTLAGYVHWKLTGEKVLGVGDASGMFPIDSATGDYDAELVARYDALAAGRVPALKDLLPQSLVAGTSAGNLTDEGALLLDPSGTLRPGIPFAPPEGDAGTGMVATCAVAPRTGNVSAGTSIFAMVVLERPLSEVHHELDLVTTPAGDAVAMVHCNNGASELAAWANMFTAFAAAAGTPVPPDATYAALFDAALSGEPDAGGLLAYNHLAGEPIAGLDEGRPLVVRTPDSRLTLPNFMRAQLYGVFGTLALGMDVLHGEGVQLDRMYAHGGMFRTAGVAQRFLAAALDAPVAVAETASEGGAWGIAVLAAYVVDGQGRDLDTYLREAVFADAPIVTADPDPADVAGFSTYLDRYRAGLAVEAAAVASL, encoded by the coding sequence ATGAACGCGCAGAACCCCGACACCGCGGCATCCGTCGCCCCCGCGGGCAGGGAGTCCGCTACCGTAAGCGGCCCCGCCCTGAGCGGCAGCCCCGACGCCCCGGCATCCATCACCGAAGGCCGCGCCTCCCTCGGCATCGAGCTCGGCTCCACCCGTATCAAGGCGTGCCTCATCGGCCCCGACGCCGAAGTCATCGCAACCGGCTCCCACGAATGGGAGAACGTCTACGCCGACAAGCTCTGGACCTACTCCCTGGATGCCGTGTGGGAGGGCCTCCAGGCCGCCTACGCCGAGCTGGTCCAGAACGTGCAGCAGCAGTTCGGTGTCACCCCCGAGCGCTGTGCCGCGATGGGTGTCTCGGCGATGATGCACGGCTACCTCGCGTTCGACGCCGACGGAGAACTGCTCGCCCCCTTCCGCACGTGGCGCAACACCAACACGGGCGTCGCCGCCGCCGAGCTCACGGAGCTGCTGGGTGTGAACATCCCGCTGCGCTGGTCGATCGCGCACCTGCACCAGGCCGTCGTCGATGCCGAGCCGCACGTGCCCGAGATCCGCTTCCTCACCACCCTCGCCGGCTATGTGCACTGGAAGCTCACGGGCGAGAAGGTGCTCGGCGTGGGGGATGCCTCGGGCATGTTCCCGATCGACTCCGCCACCGGTGACTACGACGCCGAGCTCGTCGCGCGCTACGACGCGCTCGCCGCGGGTCGCGTGCCCGCGCTGAAGGACCTCTTGCCGCAGTCCCTCGTCGCCGGAACCTCCGCGGGGAATCTGACCGACGAGGGGGCGCTGCTCCTCGACCCGAGCGGAACCCTGCGTCCCGGCATCCCCTTCGCTCCTCCCGAGGGTGACGCGGGAACCGGCATGGTCGCGACCTGCGCCGTGGCTCCCCGCACCGGCAACGTCAGCGCCGGCACGAGCATCTTCGCGATGGTCGTGCTCGAGCGCCCGCTGAGCGAGGTTCACCACGAGCTCGACCTCGTCACGACGCCCGCGGGCGACGCGGTCGCGATGGTGCACTGCAACAACGGTGCGAGCGAGCTCGCGGCCTGGGCGAACATGTTCACCGCGTTCGCGGCCGCCGCCGGCACGCCGGTGCCCCCGGATGCCACGTATGCGGCGCTCTTCGACGCTGCGCTGTCGGGTGAGCCCGACGCCGGCGGGCTGCTGGCGTACAACCACCTCGCGGGTGAGCCCATCGCGGGTCTCGACGAGGGCCGCCCGCTCGTCGTCCGCACGCCCGACAGTCGCCTCACGCTGCCGAACTTCATGCGTGCGCAGCTGTACGGCGTCTTCGGCACGCTCGCGCTCGGCATGGACGTGCTCCATGGTGAGGGCGTTCAGCTCGACAGGATGTACGCGCACGGCGGCATGTTCCGCACGGCGGGCGTCGCCCAGCGCTTCCTCGCCGCCGCCCTCGACGCTCCCGTCGCGGTCGCCGAGACGGCGTCCGAGGGGGGCGCGTGGGGCATCGCGGTGCTCGCGGCCTACGTCGTCGACGGTCAGGGCCGCGACCTCGACACGTACCTGCGCGAGGCGGTCTTCGCCGACGCGCCCATCGTCACCGCCGACCCCGACCCGGCGGACGTCGCCGGCTTCTCGACCTACCTCGACCGCTACCGCGCCGGGCTCGCCGTCGAGGCCGCCGCCGTGGCATCCCTCTGA
- the araA gene encoding L-arabinose isomerase, which produces MTRTKLKNDLDGYEVWFVTGSQNLYGEETLKQVAEQSQAVVEGLSGLPVKVVWKPVLKDSDSIRRMALEINGRDDVIGVIAWMHTFSPAKMWIAGLDALQKPLLHLHTQANVELPWNDIDFDFMNLNQAAHGDREFGYIQTRLGVARKTVVGHVSNPAVRQRIEDWERAAAGWTAARTLKLARFGDNMRFVAVTEGDKTEAELRFGVQVNTWGVNELVEAVEAASDADIDALVQEYVDSYDVVDELLPGGARHQSLRDGAAIELGLRSFLEEGGFGAFTTSFEDLGALKQLPGLAVQRLMAEGYGFGAEGDWKTAILVRVANVMGAGLPGGASLMEDYTYDLVPGNERILGAHMLEVSPSLTTKKPRLEIHELGIGGKDDPVRLVFTADAGPALVVAMSDMRDRFRLVANVVENVDAPDLPKLPVGRAVWKPAPDFATSAGCWLAAGAAHHTVMTTAVGIEVFRDFAEIAKTELVVIDDDTTVRGFQSELRWNQAYYRLAQGL; this is translated from the coding sequence ATGACTCGCACGAAGCTCAAGAACGACCTCGACGGCTACGAGGTCTGGTTCGTCACCGGCAGCCAGAACCTCTACGGCGAAGAGACGCTGAAGCAGGTCGCCGAGCAGTCGCAGGCCGTCGTCGAGGGCCTGTCCGGCCTCCCGGTGAAGGTCGTCTGGAAGCCCGTGCTGAAGGACTCCGACAGCATCCGTCGCATGGCTCTGGAGATCAACGGCCGCGACGACGTCATCGGCGTCATCGCGTGGATGCACACCTTCAGCCCCGCGAAGATGTGGATCGCCGGCCTCGACGCCCTCCAGAAGCCGCTGCTGCACCTGCACACGCAGGCCAACGTCGAGCTGCCGTGGAACGACATCGACTTCGACTTCATGAACCTCAACCAGGCCGCGCACGGCGACCGCGAGTTCGGGTACATCCAGACGCGCCTCGGCGTCGCGCGCAAGACGGTCGTCGGCCACGTGTCGAACCCTGCCGTGCGCCAGCGGATCGAGGACTGGGAACGCGCCGCCGCCGGCTGGACCGCCGCCCGCACCCTCAAGCTCGCTCGCTTCGGCGACAACATGCGCTTCGTCGCCGTCACCGAGGGCGACAAGACCGAGGCCGAGCTGCGCTTCGGCGTGCAGGTGAACACGTGGGGCGTCAACGAGCTGGTCGAGGCCGTCGAGGCGGCATCGGATGCCGACATCGACGCGCTCGTGCAGGAGTACGTCGACAGCTACGACGTCGTCGACGAGCTGCTCCCCGGCGGCGCGCGTCACCAGTCGCTGCGCGACGGGGCGGCCATCGAGCTGGGCCTGCGCTCGTTCCTCGAGGAGGGCGGCTTCGGTGCCTTCACCACGTCGTTCGAAGACCTCGGCGCGCTGAAGCAGCTGCCGGGTCTCGCGGTGCAGCGCCTCATGGCTGAGGGCTACGGCTTCGGCGCCGAGGGGGACTGGAAGACCGCGATCCTCGTGCGGGTCGCCAACGTCATGGGTGCGGGCCTGCCCGGCGGTGCGTCGCTCATGGAGGACTACACCTACGACCTCGTGCCCGGCAACGAGCGCATCCTCGGGGCGCACATGCTCGAGGTCTCGCCCTCGCTGACCACGAAGAAGCCCCGCCTCGAGATCCACGAGCTGGGCATCGGCGGCAAGGACGACCCGGTGCGCCTGGTCTTCACCGCCGACGCGGGTCCAGCGCTGGTCGTCGCGATGAGCGACATGCGCGACCGCTTCCGCCTCGTGGCCAACGTCGTCGAGAACGTCGACGCCCCCGACCTGCCGAAGCTCCCCGTGGGCCGCGCCGTGTGGAAGCCCGCGCCCGACTTCGCCACCTCGGCCGGCTGCTGGCTCGCGGCCGGTGCCGCCCACCACACCGTCATGACGACGGCCGTGGGCATCGAGGTGTTCCGCGACTTCGCCGAGATCGCCAAGACCGAGCTCGTGGTCATCGACGACGACACGACGGTCCGTGGTTTCCAGAGCGAGCTGCGCTGGAACCAGGCGTACTACCGCCTGGCCCAGGGCCTGTAA